Proteins from a genomic interval of Pseudomonas asplenii:
- a CDS encoding methylamine utilization protein, whose translation MARQTSLSVLFLCVAGLFSSNPSYAADLQAEIVDQQGKPLVGAVLTLQGNASSVAYNLKADMDQRDKQYVPHVLAVHTGTQVKFPNSDNIRHQVYSFSQPKRFELRLYEGTPSDPVLFDKPGVVVLGCNIHDWMLGYIYVTDDPWFATSNDSGGIVVDKLPAGHYRVTLWHPQVADMQPQSGGEIDVPATGLKQRFSLTIQPLSPDAPSAPAPSAFGDAFNKAISEPAQ comes from the coding sequence ATGGCCCGCCAGACCTCCCTATCTGTATTGTTTCTATGTGTTGCCGGATTGTTCTCCAGCAACCCGAGTTACGCCGCCGATCTGCAGGCCGAGATCGTCGACCAACAGGGCAAGCCGTTGGTGGGGGCGGTACTGACTTTGCAGGGGAACGCCTCGTCGGTGGCCTACAACCTGAAGGCCGACATGGACCAGCGCGACAAGCAGTACGTGCCCCATGTCCTGGCGGTGCACACCGGGACCCAGGTCAAGTTTCCCAACAGCGACAACATCCGCCATCAGGTCTATTCTTTCTCGCAACCCAAGCGCTTTGAACTGCGCCTGTATGAAGGCACACCGTCGGATCCGGTGCTGTTCGACAAGCCCGGTGTGGTCGTGCTGGGCTGCAATATTCACGACTGGATGCTCGGTTACATCTACGTCACCGATGACCCCTGGTTTGCGACCAGCAACGACAGTGGGGGGATCGTCGTCGACAAGCTGCCCGCCGGTCATTACCGCGTGACCCTCTGGCATCCGCAGGTGGCGGATATGCAGCCGCAATCGGGCGGTGAAATCGATGTGCCGGCTACGGGCCTCAAGCAGCGCTTCAGCCTGACGATCCAACCGCTCTCGCCGGATGCTCCGTCGGCGCCAGCACCGAGTGCCTTTGGTGATGCTTTCAATAAAGCTATCAGTGAACCTGCGCAGTAG